TCCCAGCAGGAAGCGCGGCGCGCTCACCAGGGCCGATAGAAACGCTTGCGCCTGTTCGTCCGCGACGGCGTGCCGCGTGATCGGTATTGCTGTAGCTGACATGGTTAATCTCCGTGCATGGGATGCTCGATGTGCATCTCTTCAGGCGGTTTTGTTGTCGATCAGGGCAAGCAAGCCCCGTACCGAGCGGAATTGTTGCGACTCGATATCATCGTCGTCCAGGGTGATATCGAAGCGCGCTTCCAGTTCCAGGATGAACTTGATGATGGCCATCGAGTCGATGATGCCGGCGGCAAGGAAGTCGTCGTCGTCGTTGAAATCAGCAGGCAACGGTGATTTCCTGGCCAGCAGGGTGAGGATGAATGCACGGATATCGTCTTGCATGGTGTTGCTTTCTTTGTTGGTTCAGGCCTGGATGGTTTCCCAGCGGCGGCTTTGCGAGGATGCGACCATGGCTTCGAGGAAATGCATGCCTTCCAGGGCCAGTTCCGCACTGTACACAGCGCCGCCCTGCCATGGCAGGCCTTGTTGAAATTGCCTTACTCCAACGGCTATATCGCCGTACAAATTGGCGAAGGCTTCGATGAAACCCGCCGGGTGGCCGGCCTTGAAGCGGTTGTAGCGCAGGGCGTTGGTAACTTCGACCTGGCCTGCCCGGTCGATGATCTCGCGTCGGCCGTCGACATGCGACAGGGTCAGTTCCTCAGGCTGTGCCTGATACCACTCGGCAGAGGCCAAGTCGCCATAGATGCGGATGCGCAAGCCGTTGCGATGGCCCAGCGCCGACTTGCTGAACCAGAATTGGCCTTGAATGTTGCCGCTGTACTGGCACAGGCAGCCCGCGTTGTCGACCACCCCGGCGAACCAGCCATAGTGATTCTGGTCCGATACCAGTTCCAGCGGCTTTTCGCCTGTCAGGTAGGCTACCATCTGGTGCAGGTGGACGCCGAGATCCAGATGCAAGGTCGGGATGGCGCCATCGGCCAGTCGCCACGCCTGCGGTGTCGGCTTGTTGCCCCTGGCGTCGACGCGGACAAAGCCTTCCTGCGGCATTTCGGCCTGGAAGTGCAGGATCTTGCCCAGTTTTCCATCGCGGATCTTGCGCTCGAGTTCGCGCAACATCGGATAGCCAGCATAGTTATACGTCACTGCCAGGAAGGCCTGGTGTGCGTCGCGTACGGCGATGATCTGGCGCGCCTGCTCACTGCTGACGGCAAGCGATTTTTCGCAGATGACGGCGATGCCGGCACGCATGCAGGCCAGTACGCTGTCGACATGTGACGGGGTCGGGGTCAGGATCACGACAGCATCGATGTTGCCCTGTTCGCTGGCCAGCAACGCTTGCCAGGTGTCGTAGATGCGTTCCGGATGGACGCCGTACACCTGTCCGCTTTCCTGGTTGGACTCGGCATGGCGGCTGAAGCAGCCAGCAACCAGTGTCCACAGCCCATCCATGGCGCTCGACACAAAATGTGAATAGCCAACGGCGGAACTGCGCGAGCCGCCGATAAACGCCAGCCGCAGCGGTGCCAGGGGCACTGTGTTTGTATTTTCCATGTTCTATTCCCGCTCCGGGGAGCTTGCGTATGTCTGGACAAGTTGAAATTTCATCAGTTTGCCCATGCTGTTTTTCGGTAGCTGCTCAACAACAAAAAAGCGCCGCGGCTGCTGGAAGTCCGCCAGCGCATGGGCGCAGTGAAAGCGCAGCTGGCGCAGGTCGAAGCTGGCGGGATCCCTGGCGACCAGGGCCACGGCCACCACTTCGCCCAGCCTGGCGTCGGGAAAGGCAAAGGCGGCGCTTTCCGTGACGGAACCGTGCGAGCCGATCGCTGCCTCGATGTCCGCAGGATAAATATTGATGCCGCCGCTAATGATGACGTCTTTTTTTCGTCCCAGAAAGTACAGATAGCCGTCTTCGTCCAGCTTACCGATATCGCCGGTACGGAAATATTCGCCACACATCGCTGCGCGGGTCAATTCGGGCAGTTGAAAATAGCCGCCAAACAACATGGTGGTCTTGCAGACGATTTCGCCGGCCTGGCCTGACGGCAATTGCTCATCGTTTTCACCCAGGATGCGCAGTTCGACCCCGGGCGCAGGTCGGCCCACCGATTGCAGTTTGGTGCGCGCCGCATTGCCATCGAGATTGGTGGCGATGGCGATTTCCGAGGCGCCATAGCATTCATGGAAATCGCAGGAAAAGCGCGCCAGCAGATCGATTTTTACAGCGTTTTCCAGCAGGGCAGAGGATGACACCAGGCAGCGCAAGCTGCTGACGTCGTGTTCGTCCTGCGCCATGTGGGCGGCAATCTGCTTGAGTTGCGACGAGACCGCAATCGTGAAGCTGACCTGTTGCGCCTGCACGCAGCGCAACCATGCCTGGGCCGAGAAATGGGGCATCAGCACGGCGCTGCCGCCGGTCAGCAGTGGCAGCAGTACCAGGCGCTCGGCCAGGGAGTGATACAGCGGCGTGGCGGCCAGGGTGCGATCCTGCGCCGTGATGCCGTAAAGCTGTACCGCCGCGCGTAGACGATTGAGTTTGGTGCGCTGGGTCAGCACGATGGGCTTGGGGCTACCCGTCGAGCCGGAGGTCATGGTCAGGATCAGGGCGTCATCTGCCCGGCCCGCATATAAAGGCAGTGCATCGGCCGGCGCCGCCTGCAGCACCTGGTCCAGCGTGGTGGTGCCGGCGCCGGCGGCATCGATGCTGAGCCAACACCCATGCACAGCGTCGCTGCCTGGCTCTGCGCGCAGGGCCGCCAGTTGTGGTGACGTTGACACCAGGTGCCTGGCCTGCGCTGCCTGCAAGGAGTGCAGGGCGACCGCCGGCGGCAAGGCCGGATTGAGCGGTACCAGCCCGGCGCCAAGGTCGGCGGCCACCAGTATCAGGGCAACAAATTCCACATTGTTGGGCAAGATGACGCCGATCTGGTCGCCGCGTCGCACGCCGTTGGCCGCCAGCGCGTTCGACCAGCGCGCCACCAGTTGCGCCAGCGTCGCGTAACTGATTTCCCGGCCTTCGCAGGCAAGCGCGATTTTTTCCGGCGTGGCCGCGGCGTGGGCAAAGAAAATGCCGCTGATGCTCTCCGGTACTGACTGTCGAGGCTGCATCATGCCTGACCTGCCATGCCGGAAAATTTAAGGAAGGAGCTACTTTTCAGGCGGAACAACTGGCCTGCTTCGGACAGATAGACCTGGTCGTCGAGGGTATCCCGGTTGATCAAGGTATTGGCTGCAATGAAATTGCGCGCACCCAAGCGCAAGCCGTGCGCGGTCGAGGAGTTGACGCCGAAAAAGCAGGCGTCACCAATGCTGCAGCCACCTGCGATAGCGATGCCGGCGTTGATCCAGTTGTAGGTGCCGATCACGCAATCGTGGCCGAGATTGACGTTGCTCGAAATAAAAGTGCCACGTCCGATGCGGCAGCCGGGATGGATAGATACATGGTCCAGGATGATGCAGCCGTCCTCGATCAGCACGTCATCGTGACGCAGCACGGAGGCGTGCACAAAACTGGCCAGGCGGTAGCCTTTTTCCTCGGCTTCGCGGTGCTTGCGCGCCCGTAAGGCATTCATTTCCAGGAATCCCACCGCGATCAGCATATCGTGGTCATCGGGTGGCAGCTGCAGCGCAACCTGGCTGAATGGCAGCAATGGCAAGCCCAGGAAGCTGGTCGTGGCGTCGTCGATACAGGCATCGTCGACTGTGAAGGCGACAATGTCCATGCTGTGGCGTGCGTAGGAATATAACAGTCTGGCAATGGCGCCATTGCCGTAAATAATGGTTTTCATGATGGCTTGGTCATGCAACTTGCCAGGCGAATGACGTCGACCACGCGATCTTGCTGCTCCGCCTGCAGCTCGGGATAGATCGGCAGACAGATGACCTGGCTGGCCACTTCACCAGCCAACGGCAGATTCGCGCGGGCTGCCGAGGGCATGTTGCGGTACATTGGAAAATCGCTGATCAGGGGATAAAAGTAACGGCGTGCAATGATGCCGGCCTGGCGCAAAGTGTCGAACAGGGCATCGCGCGACAGGGCGTAGCCCGGCTGCACCAGAATCGGGAAGTACGAGTGGTTGGCGCGCGTCTCGGGCGCATCGGGCGGACAATAAATGCCGGCGATGCCTGCCAGTTGTTCGCGATAGCGGCGTGTAACCTTGGTGCGTTCGCGCAGCGCGGTGTCGATGTTTTTCAACTGCAGCAGCCCAAACGCGGCGCTGACCTCGTTCATCTTGCCGTTGATACCGGCCGCGACCACCGTCACTTCATCGATAAAGCCGAAGTTCTTCAGATGGTCGATATGGCGCTTCATCTTGGCGTCGTTGCAGACGATGGCGCCGCCTTCGAAGGTATTGAATACTTTGGTCGCGTGAAAGCTCAGTACCGACAGGTCGCCATGTGTGAGCAGGCTGTTGCCCTGGTAGTTGACGCCGAATGCATGGGCCGCGTCATAGATGACTTTCAATCCATAATTGGATGCAATTTCATCGATCGCAGCGACGTCGCATGGCCTGCCATAGCAGTGCACGGGCATGATGGCGGTGGTCTGTGGCGTGAGCGCCGCTTCGATTTTCCTGGGGTCTATATTGAAAGTACCTGGTTCAATATCGACAAATACGGGCTTGATGCCATTCCATAGCAGTGAGTGTGCAGTGGCGACGAAGGAATATGGCGAGGTGATCACTTCTCCCGTGATACGCAGCGACTGCAAGGCGGTCATCAGCGCCAGGGTACCATTGGAAAACAGCGAAATGTATTTCACGCCCAGATAATCGGCCAGGGCCTGCTCCAGTTGGCGATGGAAAGGCCCGCCGTTGGTGAGAATCTTGTTATTCCAGATCTGCTCCAGGTAAGGAATAAATTCCTCCAGGGGCGGCAGAGTGGGCTGTGTAATGTAGATAGGCGTATTTTTTTCTTCTTGGGTCATGGTTGCCCTTCCTCTTGCGGTTCCCCTAGAATACCGCTACTTGTCGCTTCAAAACTTGCCGGCATCTCTCCCGTACACCAGCGTTGCCACATATGACGCAGGGCGACTTCCAGCCCCTGGGCAATCTCGTCCGGTCGCCCGCTGACCGCGTTGTGCAGCCGCTCGCGCATTTCCAGGCGAATGCCGGCAAGCTGGCCGGGATCTCTGGCGTGCGCCACTCCTTTGGCGAGAAATTCTTCTTCTCCATGGGCGATGAAATCCTGCAATCCCGCATGCGACAGGATGGCGGCACTGGAGTAGCCTGGCAAGGTGGAACCCACCATGGTCAGTGTGGGCACGCCCATCCACAAGGCGTGAAAGCCGGTGGTGCCGCTGGTGTACGGGAAGGTGTCGAGGCAGAGGTCGACCTGGCTGTGCAATGCCAGGTAATCGTGCATATTGGTGTAGCCATGAAACGTCAGCCGGTCCGCGTCGATGCCCTCGCGGGCAAACCACGAACGCAGCCTGTCGCTGGCCTGCTTGTTGGGCATCGCCGCGAGCAGCATTTTTGCCTCTGGCACCATGCGCAACAATGCGGACCAGCGGGCGATGACTTCGCGGCTCAATTTGCCCGCACGATTGAAACTGCCAAAAGTGATGTAGCCATTTTCGATCGCCGGTGCCGGGCTGATCGCAGGCGCTTCGGGAGATGGCAGGAAAGGCGCGGTAGCAGGCAAGCGCACCAGCTTCTCGGTGAACTGGTCGTCAAGTTCGCCGGGCGGTGAAAAATAGCGATCCGTCAGAAAATAGTCCATCGCCTGCAAACCTGTCGTCCCTGGATAACCGATCCAGGTAAGCTGCAGCGGTGCTGGCTTGCGCGCAAAAGTGGGCAGGCGATTGAAGCCGGTATGGCCCGACAGGTCGATCAGGATGTCGATGGCGTCACTGGTGATCAGCTGCGCCAGTTCCGCATGGCTCAGTTTTTCGACCTGGCGCCAGAGCGCGAACAGGCCGTGCAGGTGCCGGCTGACAAGGTCATCGTGAAAGCTGTTGGCATAGGCCACGATTTCCACTTGCCGGGATTGGCTCAAGTATTCGAGAATGGGTGTGATGAAATTGGCTACGGCGTGGTTGTACAGGTCGGCGGAAACAAAGCCGATGCGCAGGCGGCGCTCGGGATCGCGCGTGTTGCCGTGCTGCGGCCAGGAGGCGCGCAGCGGCGCCTCGAAATGCTCGGCATAGCGCACATGCTCCGCAAACAGGGCTGTGGCATCGAGATCCTGGCTATGCGTCAGGTAGAACAGCAGGTTGCTGTGCAATTCATCCCAGTCCGGGTTGATCTTCAGTGCTTTGCGGCAATGCACGATGGCTTGGTCGATACGGCCCAGGCGGTTCAATGCGGCACTGATATTGACATACGCCCGACGGTGATGCGGATCGAGTTTGACCACGGTTTCAAAACTGTTGACGGCTTCGCTCAGGCGGCCCATCTCCATCAGGCAAGTGCCCAGGTTGACATGCGCGGCGGTCGATTTTGGCCCCAGCTTCACGGCGCGCCGGCAGCTTTCCAGCGCGGCTTCGCGCTGTCCCATGTCGTTCAGGGCGGCGGCAATATTGCTGTGGGTGACAGGATTGTCCGGTGCCAGCAGGGCCACTTGCCGGAACGACGCCAGCGCCGCCTCCAGTTGGCCGTCTTCCTGCAGGGCCATGCCGAGGTTGTTGAGGGCGTCGATATTATTGGGTTCCAGCAGTAGCACCGCCTGGTAGATGGCGATGGCTGGCTCCTTGCGCCGGGTTTCACGCAACAGGTCTGCGTAATGCAGCATGGGTGCGGCGAGCGAGGCGTCGAGCGCGATCGCTTGCCGGTACGCGCTCTCGGCCTCGGCCGTTGCGCCGAGCGCATGCAAGCTGCGCCCCAGGCCATGGTAGTGTGCCGCGTTTGCCGTCGGCAACGCCGTGGCGCTGCGATAGCTGGCCGCCGCCTGCGCATTGCGATCCAGCCGGAACAGCACATTGCCCATGCCGCCATGCGCCATGGCGTTTTCAGGATCCACTTCCAGCGCTGCCGCATAGCTTTGCAGCGCCGCATCCGGCCGGTTCAGGGCGACGTGCACGTCGCCCAGCTTGCGATGAGTGTCGGCTGCGCCCGGTTCCAGTGTCAGCGCCTGGCGATAGCTCGACTGCGCCGACTGAAATTGTTGCTGCGCCACCAAGACATCGCCCTTGCCACGATGCGCCATGGCCAGCGCGGGATCGATCTCCAGCGCGCCGCCATAGCATTCCGCAGCTTCCTTCGGGTGACCTTGCGCTTGCAGCACGTCGCCCAGGCGGCTGAGCGCTTCGGCAAAGGCTGGCGCCAGTTCCAGGGCGCGCATGAAATACGGCATGGCCAGGTCGGGATGGCCGCCATCCATATGGGCATTGCCCAGGTGCAGATGGGCTTCGGCGTCGTCGGGTGCCAGTTCCACCGTCTTCTGCAGGGCCGGCAAGGCGTCCTTGCCCTGCAGCCGCAAGGCCATGCCCAGCACGCTCCAGGCCAGCGCCGACATGGGCCAGGCGTCCACCAGGGCGCGTGTCGCCTCCTCCATCTGGGCCTGCTCGCCGCTTTCATACAGGCGTACGATGT
Above is a genomic segment from Janthinobacterium sp. 64 containing:
- a CDS encoding acyl carrier protein, coding for MQDDIRAFILTLLARKSPLPADFNDDDDFLAAGIIDSMAIIKFILELEARFDITLDDDDIESQQFRSVRGLLALIDNKTA
- a CDS encoding Gfo/Idh/MocA family protein is translated as MENTNTVPLAPLRLAFIGGSRSSAVGYSHFVSSAMDGLWTLVAGCFSRHAESNQESGQVYGVHPERIYDTWQALLASEQGNIDAVVILTPTPSHVDSVLACMRAGIAVICEKSLAVSSEQARQIIAVRDAHQAFLAVTYNYAGYPMLRELERKIRDGKLGKILHFQAEMPQEGFVRVDARGNKPTPQAWRLADGAIPTLHLDLGVHLHQMVAYLTGEKPLELVSDQNHYGWFAGVVDNAGCLCQYSGNIQGQFWFSKSALGHRNGLRIRIYGDLASAEWYQAQPEELTLSHVDGRREIIDRAGQVEVTNALRYNRFKAGHPAGFIEAFANLYGDIAVGVRQFQQGLPWQGGAVYSAELALEGMHFLEAMVASSQSRRWETIQA
- a CDS encoding class I adenylate-forming enzyme family protein, which produces MMQPRQSVPESISGIFFAHAAATPEKIALACEGREISYATLAQLVARWSNALAANGVRRGDQIGVILPNNVEFVALILVAADLGAGLVPLNPALPPAVALHSLQAAQARHLVSTSPQLAALRAEPGSDAVHGCWLSIDAAGAGTTTLDQVLQAAPADALPLYAGRADDALILTMTSGSTGSPKPIVLTQRTKLNRLRAAVQLYGITAQDRTLAATPLYHSLAERLVLLPLLTGGSAVLMPHFSAQAWLRCVQAQQVSFTIAVSSQLKQIAAHMAQDEHDVSSLRCLVSSSALLENAVKIDLLARFSCDFHECYGASEIAIATNLDGNAARTKLQSVGRPAPGVELRILGENDEQLPSGQAGEIVCKTTMLFGGYFQLPELTRAAMCGEYFRTGDIGKLDEDGYLYFLGRKKDVIISGGINIYPADIEAAIGSHGSVTESAAFAFPDARLGEVVAVALVARDPASFDLRQLRFHCAHALADFQQPRRFFVVEQLPKNSMGKLMKFQLVQTYASSPERE
- a CDS encoding acetyltransferase; this encodes MKTIIYGNGAIARLLYSYARHSMDIVAFTVDDACIDDATTSFLGLPLLPFSQVALQLPPDDHDMLIAVGFLEMNALRARKHREAEEKGYRLASFVHASVLRHDDVLIEDGCIILDHVSIHPGCRIGRGTFISSNVNLGHDCVIGTYNWINAGIAIAGGCSIGDACFFGVNSSTAHGLRLGARNFIAANTLINRDTLDDQVYLSEAGQLFRLKSSSFLKFSGMAGQA
- a CDS encoding DegT/DnrJ/EryC1/StrS family aminotransferase — protein: MTQEEKNTPIYITQPTLPPLEEFIPYLEQIWNNKILTNGGPFHRQLEQALADYLGVKYISLFSNGTLALMTALQSLRITGEVITSPYSFVATAHSLLWNGIKPVFVDIEPGTFNIDPRKIEAALTPQTTAIMPVHCYGRPCDVAAIDEIASNYGLKVIYDAAHAFGVNYQGNSLLTHGDLSVLSFHATKVFNTFEGGAIVCNDAKMKRHIDHLKNFGFIDEVTVVAAGINGKMNEVSAAFGLLQLKNIDTALRERTKVTRRYREQLAGIAGIYCPPDAPETRANHSYFPILVQPGYALSRDALFDTLRQAGIIARRYFYPLISDFPMYRNMPSAARANLPLAGEVASQVICLPIYPELQAEQQDRVVDVIRLASCMTKPS
- a CDS encoding tetratricopeptide repeat protein; amino-acid sequence: MEEATRALVDAWPMSALAWSVLGMALRLQGKDALPALQKTVELAPDDAEAHLHLGNAHMDGGHPDLAMPYFMRALELAPAFAEALSRLGDVLQAQGHPKEAAECYGGALEIDPALAMAHRGKGDVLVAQQQFQSAQSSYRQALTLEPGAADTHRKLGDVHVALNRPDAALQSYAAALEVDPENAMAHGGMGNVLFRLDRNAQAAASYRSATALPTANAAHYHGLGRSLHALGATAEAESAYRQAIALDASLAAPMLHYADLLRETRRKEPAIAIYQAVLLLEPNNIDALNNLGMALQEDGQLEAALASFRQVALLAPDNPVTHSNIAAALNDMGQREAALESCRRAVKLGPKSTAAHVNLGTCLMEMGRLSEAVNSFETVVKLDPHHRRAYVNISAALNRLGRIDQAIVHCRKALKINPDWDELHSNLLFYLTHSQDLDATALFAEHVRYAEHFEAPLRASWPQHGNTRDPERRLRIGFVSADLYNHAVANFITPILEYLSQSRQVEIVAYANSFHDDLVSRHLHGLFALWRQVEKLSHAELAQLITSDAIDILIDLSGHTGFNRLPTFARKPAPLQLTWIGYPGTTGLQAMDYFLTDRYFSPPGELDDQFTEKLVRLPATAPFLPSPEAPAISPAPAIENGYITFGSFNRAGKLSREVIARWSALLRMVPEAKMLLAAMPNKQASDRLRSWFAREGIDADRLTFHGYTNMHDYLALHSQVDLCLDTFPYTSGTTGFHALWMGVPTLTMVGSTLPGYSSAAILSHAGLQDFIAHGEEEFLAKGVAHARDPGQLAGIRLEMRERLHNAVSGRPDEIAQGLEVALRHMWQRWCTGEMPASFEATSSGILGEPQEEGQP